The DNA region CCAGTTCGGGCTCGGAGGCGAGCCAGGTTCGCTGACGTTTCGCGAGCGCGCGGGTGCGGGAGACGATCCGGGCGAGCGCTTCGTCGTCGGTCAGCTCGCCCGCGCCCCGCCGGACGAGCTCCGCGTATCCGATCGCGCGGAAGGCGGGCGCGTCGGGGGGAACGCCCTGTGCGAGCAGGCTCTCCACCTCGCGGGGCCAACCGGACGTCCACATCTCGCGCACTCTCCTCGAAATACGAGTATAGAGATCTTCCTTCGGAAACAGAAGCGCGAGCCGGAGCAGCCGCCGGCCGACGAGTCCGGGAACCGCCGGCGCGCGCTCGGTCACCCGCCGGCCGGTCGACAGCACGATTTCGAGCGCGCGGGACAGGCGTCCCGTGTCTCCGGCCGGCACGCGCGCCGCGTACGCCGGGTCGAGCACGTCGAGCATCCGCTTCCGGAACGCGCGGCCCGACTCGCTCCACCCCTCCGCCAGATAACGGCGCAGCGCGGCCGATTCGACGGCACCTCCGGGCAGACCCGAAAGGAGGGCGCGGACGTAGAAGTGCGATCCGCCGACGATGATCGGAAGACGCCCCCGATGCTCGATTCCGCGGATCGCGCCCTGCGCCTCGGCCGCCCACCGCCC from Thermoanaerobaculia bacterium includes:
- the miaA gene encoding tRNA (adenosine(37)-N6)-dimethylallyltransferase MiaA, with translation MTAPPVVLVLGPTASGKSALAVEIARRTGGEIVSADAFAVYRGLDIGTAKPSSEIRAEIPHHLIDVADPVEPFSAGRWAAEAQGAIRGIEHRGRLPIIVGGSHFYVRALLSGLPGGAVESAALRRYLAEGWSESGRAFRKRMLDVLDPAYAARVPAGDTGRLSRALEIVLSTGRRVTERAPAVPGLVGRRLLRLALLFPKEDLYTRISRRVREMWTSGWPREVESLLAQGVPPDAPAFRAIGYAELVRRGAGELTDDEALARIVSRTRALAKRQRTWLASEPELETLDFDAAVRRAAAFAEGAP